From Ignavibacterium sp.:
ACAAAGATGAAATGAAAAAATTTGTTAAGTCCGATGTATTGGGTGACCTGAAAACTTTTGAATTTCAGCTACCCAAAATGAAAATGGAATTTACTGCTGCGGGATTATCTGCTGAAGCAAAATATAATCTATTGAGAGCCGATGGATTTAATTGCGATGTTAATTTTGGTTTTGGTTTTTATTTCTGGGAATATTTCAGAGACAGTTATAAAGACTCTCTTACTATCGACTCATCAGGCACAGGAAATTTTGTTCTTATCGAAACACTAGATGTTCCATCATTAAGACAGAAAGATTGGAGCGGAACTTTGAACTTTGGAACTGATTTAAATTTTAACTTCTTTCATCCATTAACTTTCATTCTATCAGCTAATTACAAATTGATTATTGCAGAGCTCTGGCCAACGCTTGCACTTAATCTTGAAAATGTCAGCGGTATTCAATTTATAGAGTTAAGAGCCGGCTTAAAGTATGAATTTTAATCCTTTCCAACAGAGCTTGACTTCAATGAAAATAATTTTCTTAATTATCATCAGCTCTTTCTTAATTTTTTGCAGCAAAGATTCAAAAGAAACGAAAGCCGTCAGAGGTGTTTGGTTAACTAATGTTGATAGCGAGGTTCTGAATTCCAAAAAAAATATTGATGATGCTGTTAAACTGCTTGATGAACTTGGCTTCAACTCAATTTTTGTTGTTGTCTGGAATAAAGCAATGACAACTTACCCAAGTAATGTAATGAAGAATCTCACCGGAATTGAAATAGATACATCTTTTACCGGAAGAGATCCTTTGAAAGAATTAATTGACTCGGCACATAAAAAAAATATTAAAGTCTTCGCCTGGTTTGAATTTGGTTTCTCTTCATCATTTAAAGAAAACGGTGGAATTATCCTTAACAAAAAACCTGAGTGGGCAGCTAGAGATATTAATGGAAATTTAGTAACCAAAAATGGTTTTGAATGGATGAATGGTTTTCATCCCGAAGTTCAGGACTTTTTACTTTCTCTGATTATGGAAGTCGTAAGAAACTATAATGTAGATGGAATACAGGGCGATGACCGTTTGCCTGCATTACCAAGTGAAGCTGGTTATGATGAATACACGGTAAATCTCTATAAGTCACAACACAATGGTAAATTCCCACCTGAAAATCATAAAGATGAAGAATGGATTCAATGGCGTGCAAATATACTTACTGATTTTATGCAGCGCATTTATGATTCTGTAAAAACTTTTAATTCAAATCTGATTGTTTCAATGGCTCCGAGTATTTATCCGTGGAGTAAAGAGGAATATCTTCAGGACTGGCCTGAATGGATGAAAAGAGGACTTGTTGAATTAATTATTCCACAGGTTTACAGGTATAATATTGATGATTATTCTTCAGCGTTAAATGAGATAATCAGTAATCAGATAAGTAAAAATAATTTTCATAGATTTTTTCCCGGAGTTTTGCTGAAAGTCGGTTCATATCAACCCGATGAAAAATTTCTAAGACAAATGATAGAACTTAACAGGCAAAGCGGAATAAATGGTGAGGTATTTTTCTTTTACGAAGGTATTAAAAAATATCCTGATTTATTCAAAGAATTTTATAAAGATAGAGTTGGATTTCCTGAACTTCTGAACAAATGAATATCTAATTAAAAGAAAGTTTTTATGGTCAGAAAAAAAATTAAAATATTCGTACTCTTTATTCTTATTTCAACCTCACTCGCGCAAACTAATCAACAGTTCAGAGCTACCTGGTTAACTAATGTTGATAGTTATGTTCTCACAACAGATGCTTCTATTGTAGAAGCAATGAACTATCTATCATCGATTGGGATTAATGTTGTGTTTCCTGTGGTTTATAATAAAGGTTATACAATCTATCCAAGTTCAATTATGGATAGTCTCTTCAATGCTCCAACTATTCCTGATCCTTCTTTTCAGAACAGAGATTTTCTTGAGAGATTGGTAATAGAAGCTCATCGTGTTGGTATTGAAGTTATTCCGTGGTTCGAATTTGGATTTTCTTCTTCTTATAGTTTAAATGGCGGGCACATAGTTGCAAGATTTCCACATTGGGCATTAAAGAATAATCAGGGTCAGTTAGTAGTAAAAAACGGATTTGATTGGTTAAGCGGAATTAATCCGGAGGTTCAGAACTATATGCTTTCACTCGTTATGGAAGTAATTGATAAATATGATATTGATGGTGTTCAGGGAGATGATCGTTTACCGGCAATGCCTGTTGAAGGTGGATATGATTCTGTTACTGTTGAAATTTATAAATCTGAACATAATGGAAATAATCCACCAAATAATCCCGGTGATACGAACTGGAAAAGATGGAGAGCAGATAAATTAAATCAATTCTTTCTGCGGATGAGAGATTCCGTTAAGTCACGAGGAGATTATTTGATTTTATCATCTTCACCGACTCCATATCCCTGGGGTTATGATGAGTATCTTCAGGATTCCAGATATTGGGCTCAGAATAATGTTGTAGATAATATCATTCCTCAACTTTATCGTTATGATTTTTCAGGATATCAATCAGTGCTTTCGCAATCACTTTCCCAAATACGAAGTGTTAATCCTTCCATCTACTTCGCGGGAGTATTAATTAAAGCTGGTTCGTGGGTAATTACTCCAACTTTAATTACTCAGATAATAGACCTTAACAGAACAAATAATGTTAATGGTGAATGCACTTTTTTTTATGAAGGATTAAGAGCAAACAATAATGAAATTGGAAATCTTTTAGGAACAAATTACTACAATCAACCAGCTCTTGTTCCGTATCGTAATGGCAACATCTGGCGTCCCAAAGCAACAATAAAAAATGAAAACGAATCAGGAGTTACACTAACAGGAAATTGGACAAATTATCCAATGCAGGGATATACAGGACAAATAATCAGAACAAATCAAACAACAGGATACGCATCAGTAGAATACAATGTTGAAGTACCGTTCAGTGCAAACTTTGATGTATATGCATATCTGACACCAAATACAACTTGGACACAGAATGCAAGATATGTAATCTATTCAGATACAGACTCGAGTGAAATAATAATAGATCAATCAAATCTGAATAAGAAGGGATGGCATAAGATAGGAGTAGCATATCTGAGTGAAGGAACAAAGAGAGTGATGAAGATAGATAACACATATTTGGAGGCGGGAAGATATTTGGTAGCAGATGCTGTAATGATTATGATAAACAGAAAGTTATCACCTGATGTAGTAATTACGGATGTTAATGACGAAAAAGAAAATGATGTAACTCGACCAACCGAATTTGTATTAGAGCAGAATTATCCAAATCCATTTAATCCTGTAACAAAGATAAGATATGTCATTCCGAACGAATTGAGGAATCTAACAACATTAAAAGTCTATGACGTATTGGGAAAAGAAGTAGCAACACTGGTAAATGAAGAGAAGCAAGCAGGATTATATGAAGTAGAATTTGATGGAAGAAATCTTTCAAGCGGAGTATATTTCTATCAACTGAAATCAGGAGAATTTATTCAAACAAAGAAAATGATATTGTTAAGATGATTGTAAATAATTTTCATAAGCCCTCTCCTTGGGAGAGGTTTGGGTGAGGCATAAAATTGTGATAAGGTTATTTTATTTTCTCTTTGTAGTAATTCATTTCATATCCTATGCACAACCACTTCAGGAATTTCGTGCAGTTAAACTTACAAATGTTGACAGCAATGTTTTGTTCACAGACCTGAATATTGCTCAGGGAATGGATTACCTTGCATCTGTGAATATAAATGTTGTTCTGGCGGTAGTTTGGAATGGTGGTTATACTCTGTATCCAAGCTCAACTATGGATAGTTTGTTTGCAAAACCTGTTCATCCGAATTTTATTGGTCGTGATATGTTGGAGCGTGTTATAATAGAAGCGCATCGAAATGGAATAGAAGTTTATCCATGGTTTGAATATGGTTTTGCTGCCTGGTATTCAGGAAATAATCCTCCGACAGGTGGACACATTCTGCAAACAAAACCCGATTGGGCTTGCAGATTAAGTAATGGACAGATTGCCAAGAAAAATGGATTTGACTGGATGTCTGCAATTCATCCCGAAGTACAGGATTTTATGAATAAGCTCATTACTGAAGTAATGCAATATGATATTGATGGAATAGAATTTTCAGATAGAATACCTGCAATGCCGATTGAGGGAGGATATGAGCCTTATACAGTTTCTCTTTATCAATCTGAACACAATGGACAAAATCCTCCTACAAATTATAATGATGTTAATTGGAAACGATGGCGAGCTAATAAAATGAATCAATGGTATAAAAATGTCAGAGAGCTGATGAAAAATTTTGACCAAAATTATTTTGTTTCAACAAGTCCAAGTATCTATCCGTGGAGTTATGATAATTATCTTCAGGATGTTCAGACATGGTTAGATTCAGGAATATGTGATCAGTTCATACCTCAACTTTATAGATATACTTTCCCGGAGTATTTGTATGAACTTAATCAGGCAATAAATCAGGCTGGACCGAATAATCTTCATAAATTATTTGGTGGCATACTTATGAATATTGGTCTTCCACCAAATGACTATCTGATATCTCCGGAATATCTGCTTGCCGCTTTGCAGGCAAATCGAGATCGTGGAGTTATGGGCGAAGCATATTTTTATTATGAAGGTTTCAGAAAAAATAATAATCAACTTGGTGATACCTTAAGGGCAACTTTTTATTCACAACCGGCTTTGGTCCCGGGAAGGAATGGCAACATCTGGCGTCCCAAAGCAACAATAAAAAATGAAAACGAATCAGGAGTTACATTAACAGGAAATTGGACAAATTATCCAATGCAGGGATATACAGGGCAAATAATCAGAACAAATCAAACAACAGGATACGCATCAGTAGAATACAATGTTGAAGTACCGTTCAGTGCAAACTTTGATGTATATGCATATCTGACACCAAATACAACTTGGACACAGAATGCAAGATATGTAATCTATTCAGATACAGACTCGAGTGAAATAATAATAGATCAATCAAATCTGAATAAGAAGGGATGGCAGAAGATAGGAGTAGTATATCTGAGTGAAGGAACAAAGAGAGTGATGAAGATAGATAACACATATTTGGAGTCGGGAAGATATTTGGTGGCAGATGCTGTAATGATAATGATAAACAGGAAGTTATCACCTGATGTAGTAATTACGGATGTTAATGATGAAAAAGAAAATGATGTAACTCAACCAACCGAATTTGTATTAGAGCAGAATTATCCAAATCCATTTAATCCTGTAACAAAGATAAGATTTGTCATTCCGAACGAAGTGAGGAATCTAACAACATTAAAAATCTATGACTTATTGGGAAAAGAAGTAGCAACACTGGTAAATGAAGAGAAGCAAGCAGGACTATATGAAGTAGATTTTGATGGTAGTAATTTAACAAGTGGAGTTTATTTTTATCAATTACAGACCGGCAGTTCTGTCCAGACAAAAAAAATGATTTTACTTCGCTAATGGAAAAACGTGCTGATGCTTTAGATGCCCTTCGTGGATTTGCAATCATAACAATGATATTATCAGGAACGATTCCGTTTTCAGGTCCTGCAGCACTTCCTGGTTGGATGTATCACGCGCAACTTCCTCCACCGGATCATGTTTTCAATCCAAATTTACCAGGAATAACCTGGGTCGATCTTGTATTTCCATTCTTTCTTTTTGCAATGGGCGCAGCATTTCCATTCGCTCTGAAGAAAAAACTTGAAAAGGGTGCAAACTATCTATTGATAATTTGGCACGCTGTCCAAAGGGGATTTTTGCTTGTCGTTTTTGCATTGTTTCTTCAACACTCAAAACCTTAT
This genomic window contains:
- a CDS encoding family 10 glycosylhydrolase is translated as MVRKKIKIFVLFILISTSLAQTNQQFRATWLTNVDSYVLTTDASIVEAMNYLSSIGINVVFPVVYNKGYTIYPSSIMDSLFNAPTIPDPSFQNRDFLERLVIEAHRVGIEVIPWFEFGFSSSYSLNGGHIVARFPHWALKNNQGQLVVKNGFDWLSGINPEVQNYMLSLVMEVIDKYDIDGVQGDDRLPAMPVEGGYDSVTVEIYKSEHNGNNPPNNPGDTNWKRWRADKLNQFFLRMRDSVKSRGDYLILSSSPTPYPWGYDEYLQDSRYWAQNNVVDNIIPQLYRYDFSGYQSVLSQSLSQIRSVNPSIYFAGVLIKAGSWVITPTLITQIIDLNRTNNVNGECTFFYEGLRANNNEIGNLLGTNYYNQPALVPYRNGNIWRPKATIKNENESGVTLTGNWTNYPMQGYTGQIIRTNQTTGYASVEYNVEVPFSANFDVYAYLTPNTTWTQNARYVIYSDTDSSEIIIDQSNLNKKGWHKIGVAYLSEGTKRVMKIDNTYLEAGRYLVADAVMIMINRKLSPDVVITDVNDEKENDVTRPTEFVLEQNYPNPFNPVTKIRYVIPNELRNLTTLKVYDVLGKEVATLVNEEKQAGLYEVEFDGRNLSSGVYFYQLKSGEFIQTKKMILLR
- a CDS encoding family 10 glycosylhydrolase; protein product: MKIIFLIIISSFLIFCSKDSKETKAVRGVWLTNVDSEVLNSKKNIDDAVKLLDELGFNSIFVVVWNKAMTTYPSNVMKNLTGIEIDTSFTGRDPLKELIDSAHKKNIKVFAWFEFGFSSSFKENGGIILNKKPEWAARDINGNLVTKNGFEWMNGFHPEVQDFLLSLIMEVVRNYNVDGIQGDDRLPALPSEAGYDEYTVNLYKSQHNGKFPPENHKDEEWIQWRANILTDFMQRIYDSVKTFNSNLIVSMAPSIYPWSKEEYLQDWPEWMKRGLVELIIPQVYRYNIDDYSSALNEIISNQISKNNFHRFFPGVLLKVGSYQPDEKFLRQMIELNRQSGINGEVFFFYEGIKKYPDLFKEFYKDRVGFPELLNK
- a CDS encoding family 10 glycosylhydrolase, translated to MIRLFYFLFVVIHFISYAQPLQEFRAVKLTNVDSNVLFTDLNIAQGMDYLASVNINVVLAVVWNGGYTLYPSSTMDSLFAKPVHPNFIGRDMLERVIIEAHRNGIEVYPWFEYGFAAWYSGNNPPTGGHILQTKPDWACRLSNGQIAKKNGFDWMSAIHPEVQDFMNKLITEVMQYDIDGIEFSDRIPAMPIEGGYEPYTVSLYQSEHNGQNPPTNYNDVNWKRWRANKMNQWYKNVRELMKNFDQNYFVSTSPSIYPWSYDNYLQDVQTWLDSGICDQFIPQLYRYTFPEYLYELNQAINQAGPNNLHKLFGGILMNIGLPPNDYLISPEYLLAALQANRDRGVMGEAYFYYEGFRKNNNQLGDTLRATFYSQPALVPGRNGNIWRPKATIKNENESGVTLTGNWTNYPMQGYTGQIIRTNQTTGYASVEYNVEVPFSANFDVYAYLTPNTTWTQNARYVIYSDTDSSEIIIDQSNLNKKGWQKIGVVYLSEGTKRVMKIDNTYLESGRYLVADAVMIMINRKLSPDVVITDVNDEKENDVTQPTEFVLEQNYPNPFNPVTKIRFVIPNEVRNLTTLKIYDLLGKEVATLVNEEKQAGLYEVDFDGSNLTSGVYFYQLQTGSSVQTKKMILLR